A genomic stretch from Alteribacter keqinensis includes:
- the pgmB gene encoding beta-phosphoglucomutase: MSSTIKAFIFDLDGVITDTAEYHFQAWKALGEELGISFGRDFNEQLKGVSREESLERILALGDRDLGLSEEEKAALCAKKNDHYKQLIEGISPKDILPGIEDLLKDVKAAGIPMAIGSASRNAPAIIEKLELNGYFDYIVDAGKVTKGKPDPETFTVAADHFGADYGSCVGVEDAHAGIEALKAAGMFAVGVGSEESLGKADYRVDSTEQLKFDAIVQRFV, from the coding sequence ATGAGTTCAACCATTAAGGCGTTTATTTTTGATCTTGACGGTGTCATTACAGACACTGCCGAATACCATTTTCAGGCGTGGAAGGCACTAGGCGAGGAGCTCGGCATTTCGTTTGGCCGCGACTTTAACGAGCAGCTCAAAGGCGTGAGCCGGGAGGAGTCCCTGGAGCGTATTCTTGCTCTTGGCGATCGGGACCTCGGGCTGAGCGAGGAAGAAAAAGCCGCATTATGCGCGAAGAAGAACGATCACTACAAGCAGCTGATCGAAGGAATCTCACCTAAGGATATCCTGCCGGGGATCGAAGACCTTCTTAAAGACGTGAAGGCAGCCGGCATTCCGATGGCGATCGGTTCGGCAAGCCGCAATGCCCCTGCGATCATTGAGAAGCTTGAGCTGAACGGATACTTCGATTACATCGTCGATGCCGGGAAGGTAACGAAAGGCAAGCCCGATCCGGAGACGTTCACTGTCGCGGCTGATCACTTTGGGGCAGACTACGGGAGCTGCGTCGGAGTGGAGGACGCTCACGCCGGTATCGAGGCGCTGAAAGCAGCCGGTATGTTCGCAGTAGGCGTCGGTTCTGAGGAATCTCTCGGCAAAGCCGATTACCGCGTGGACAGTACGGAACAATTGAAGTTTGATGCAATCGTCCAGAGATTCGTTTAA
- a CDS encoding glycoside hydrolase family 65 protein produces MTWKLTRTAINNEELLTNESLFAIGNGYIGVRGNFEEGYGEGMTSIRGTYINAFHDETGIEYGEKLHGFPETQQKLLNVIDAQTVELYLDGERFSLFDGEVLNYEQSLHFDRGFSERIVDWRSPKGKEVRLHIRRLTSFVTKELFAIDYRIEALNDVKEVKIITTVNGDVTNFVDPNDPRVASGHAKRLNVLDAKHENCTSIVQNETYESGLKVACTSTTQLADQTEPEAEVAQGEVKETYTASLESAVQFTKKSIYTDTLRHGDRTAENGAELLTEVSDQSFDDLLAEQKDYLDSFWSTTDIQIDGDSDLQEGIRFNLFHLLQSAGKDSVSNIAAKGLSGEGYEGHYFWDTEIYMFPVFLMSNPDLAKNLLLHRYSLLDAAKERAREVGHTKGALFPWRTITGTECSAFFPAGTAQYHISADIAYSYIQYYLVTKDEAFLREYGAEVLFETARLWLDTGHFYNGQFRIDDVTGPDEYTCIVNNNYYTNAMAKNNLVWAVKAYELAGDAAGCGVTAGEAAEWAEAAETMYLPYDEELGIHAQDDTFLQKKVWDLENTPKEKFPLLLNYHPLTLYRYQVCKQADTILAHFLLGEEDEDVVRRSYDYYEKVTTHDSSLSYCVFSIMASKLGYDEKAYNYFNKTARLDLDNTHGNTKDGLHMANMGGTWLAIVYGFAGLRVKESGISFSPTLPEQWNRLAFSIQYQGRVISVTLEKARVTYTLKSGAALTIKHGNNDVSLTEQEAVTEEI; encoded by the coding sequence TTGACTTGGAAGCTAACGAGAACTGCGATAAACAACGAAGAACTGCTCACCAACGAAAGCCTGTTCGCGATCGGGAACGGCTACATCGGGGTCCGCGGCAATTTTGAAGAAGGATACGGCGAAGGAATGACATCGATCCGCGGTACGTACATCAATGCGTTCCACGATGAAACAGGCATTGAATACGGAGAAAAACTCCACGGATTCCCTGAAACCCAACAGAAGCTGCTGAACGTCATCGATGCCCAGACAGTGGAACTGTACCTGGACGGCGAGCGTTTTTCACTGTTCGATGGAGAAGTCCTCAACTACGAACAGAGTCTTCACTTTGACCGTGGGTTTTCCGAGCGTATAGTGGACTGGAGATCACCAAAAGGAAAAGAAGTGCGCCTTCATATCCGACGTCTTACCTCTTTCGTAACCAAGGAACTCTTCGCCATCGACTATAGAATTGAAGCCTTAAACGACGTGAAGGAAGTCAAAATCATCACTACTGTAAACGGAGATGTGACCAACTTTGTCGACCCGAACGATCCGCGGGTGGCGTCCGGCCATGCAAAGCGTCTGAATGTCCTCGACGCAAAGCACGAAAACTGCACAAGCATTGTACAAAACGAGACATACGAATCTGGTTTAAAGGTCGCCTGCACTTCAACAACTCAACTTGCAGACCAAACCGAGCCTGAAGCAGAAGTAGCCCAAGGCGAGGTAAAAGAGACGTACACCGCTTCTCTCGAAAGCGCAGTTCAGTTTACGAAAAAGAGCATCTACACCGACACCCTCCGTCACGGCGACCGGACAGCTGAAAATGGAGCGGAACTGCTCACCGAAGTCTCGGACCAGTCCTTCGACGACCTTCTCGCTGAGCAAAAAGACTACTTGGACAGCTTCTGGAGCACAACGGACATCCAAATCGACGGTGACAGCGATCTTCAGGAAGGGATCCGCTTCAACCTGTTCCATCTTCTTCAGTCTGCCGGTAAGGATTCTGTGAGTAACATTGCTGCCAAAGGGCTCTCGGGTGAGGGATATGAAGGGCATTACTTCTGGGACACGGAGATCTATATGTTCCCGGTATTTCTCATGAGCAACCCGGACCTCGCAAAGAATCTTTTGCTTCATCGCTACTCCCTGCTGGACGCAGCTAAAGAAAGGGCGCGGGAGGTAGGTCATACGAAGGGCGCTCTCTTCCCCTGGCGCACGATCACCGGTACGGAGTGCTCCGCCTTTTTCCCGGCAGGCACGGCGCAGTATCACATCAGCGCTGACATTGCCTACAGCTACATTCAGTACTATCTGGTGACGAAGGACGAGGCGTTTTTGCGTGAGTATGGTGCGGAGGTGCTGTTTGAGACGGCGCGGCTCTGGCTGGATACGGGTCATTTTTACAACGGGCAGTTCCGGATCGATGATGTGACGGGGCCTGACGAGTACACATGTATCGTGAACAACAACTACTACACGAACGCTATGGCGAAGAACAATCTCGTGTGGGCGGTGAAGGCGTATGAGCTGGCCGGTGACGCGGCCGGGTGCGGCGTTACGGCAGGCGAAGCGGCAGAGTGGGCGGAAGCAGCTGAGACGATGTACCTTCCATACGACGAGGAGCTCGGCATTCATGCCCAGGATGACACGTTCCTGCAGAAAAAAGTGTGGGATCTTGAGAATACACCTAAGGAGAAATTTCCGTTATTATTAAACTATCATCCGCTCACCCTGTACCGCTATCAGGTGTGCAAGCAGGCGGATACGATCCTTGCCCACTTCCTGCTCGGGGAAGAGGACGAGGATGTTGTGAGACGTTCGTACGATTACTACGAAAAGGTGACGACGCACGATTCGTCCCTGTCCTATTGCGTGTTCAGCATCATGGCATCGAAGCTCGGTTACGATGAAAAAGCGTACAACTATTTCAACAAAACGGCACGTCTCGACCTGGATAACACCCACGGTAACACGAAGGACGGCCTGCACATGGCGAACATGGGAGGCACGTGGCTGGCCATCGTCTACGGATTTGCAGGCCTTCGGGTAAAAGAAAGCGGAATCTCGTTTTCCCCAACGCTCCCTGAACAATGGAACCGGCTGGCGTTTTCGATCCAGTATCAGGGTCGGGTGATCAGTGTGACACTGGAAAAAGCGCGTGTCACGTACACGTTGAAGTCCGGAGCCGCCTTGACCATTAAGCACGGAAACAATGACGTTTCGCTTACGGAACAAGAAGCAGTAACAGAGGAAATTTAA
- a CDS encoding amylo-alpha-1,6-glucosidase has translation MNTHVVRDHDLFLITSSTGEVSSDQNEAGLGLYTKDTRFLSANALKVNGKKPKLLAAREEGYNLSSFRLMHEEPDKGAVEILRTPFIHNGTMYEKVTFKNYFPYEYNCEAVFHFEADFQDMFIVRGFRTGETGDVQPSTQGENTFTLNYSGKDGVKRSTAIRWKSDATGRVEEGDLIFPMNLRPQEETSIVFTITPAHDGQSAEPIGYDEAKARLVKSYEEWEASFPKLSMKHPAFDGMYKQGIKDMKMLLVDVGYGDIPVAGTPWYAVPFGRDSIITTLFMLSSKPELAKNTLRTLGAYQGKEVNKERDEEPGKIMHELRFGELSTTGQTPFTPYYGTVDATSLFLYLAAEYYHWTADDDLIKELKPSLDAALAWIRSKETARPNGFVSYHKQADKGIPNQGWKDSSNSMVHKDGAFAASPISLVEVQGYVYAAKKGLSAIYETIGWQDESDVLKNEALKLQEEIDNHFWVEKEQYYALALDENDEQVQSVTSNPGHLLLAEVKRDASVVKRLFAPDLNNGYGIRTMSDQEKGYNPLSYHNGSVWPHDNGMCLLGLSKKGYTNEAAALMKQLLDASLEFEDQRLPELYCGHDRQSEGLVPYPTTCSPQAWAAATALLYTQAVTGLNPDGVSKTVTVNPAFLEGVEKAEVTGVKLGEGYLSLKLMKTDNGYDYSVVENTSGYEVVPVTTRTVSKP, from the coding sequence ATGAACACCCATGTCGTACGAGATCATGACTTATTTTTAATCACCAGCTCCACAGGGGAAGTGTCATCTGATCAAAACGAAGCGGGGCTCGGGCTCTACACGAAGGATACCCGCTTCCTCAGTGCAAACGCACTTAAAGTGAACGGGAAAAAACCAAAGCTGCTTGCGGCAAGAGAAGAAGGGTACAACCTCTCATCCTTCCGCCTCATGCATGAAGAACCCGATAAAGGCGCCGTGGAAATCCTCCGCACTCCTTTTATCCATAACGGCACGATGTATGAAAAAGTAACGTTCAAAAACTATTTCCCATATGAGTACAACTGCGAAGCGGTATTTCACTTTGAAGCTGACTTTCAGGATATGTTTATTGTAAGAGGCTTCCGAACCGGAGAAACGGGAGACGTTCAGCCGAGCACCCAAGGGGAAAACACGTTCACCCTGAACTATTCAGGTAAGGACGGGGTAAAAAGAAGTACTGCGATCCGTTGGAAAAGTGATGCAACTGGCCGCGTGGAAGAAGGGGATCTGATTTTTCCAATGAATCTCCGTCCACAGGAAGAAACGAGCATCGTGTTTACGATTACGCCTGCCCATGACGGTCAATCGGCTGAGCCTATCGGGTATGATGAAGCAAAAGCAAGACTGGTGAAGAGCTATGAAGAGTGGGAAGCGTCGTTTCCGAAGCTGAGCATGAAGCATCCGGCTTTTGACGGCATGTACAAGCAGGGCATCAAGGATATGAAGATGCTTCTTGTGGATGTCGGCTACGGCGACATTCCAGTTGCCGGCACGCCGTGGTATGCTGTGCCTTTCGGAAGAGACAGCATCATTACGACTCTCTTTATGCTTTCATCGAAGCCGGAGCTGGCTAAAAATACCCTCCGCACCCTGGGCGCGTATCAGGGGAAAGAAGTAAACAAAGAGCGTGATGAGGAACCGGGTAAAATTATGCACGAACTCCGCTTCGGAGAACTGTCCACAACCGGGCAGACGCCGTTTACCCCTTACTATGGAACGGTTGATGCGACTTCATTGTTTCTTTATCTCGCTGCAGAGTACTATCACTGGACGGCAGATGATGACCTGATCAAAGAACTGAAGCCGTCGCTGGATGCGGCACTTGCCTGGATCCGCTCAAAAGAAACGGCCCGCCCGAACGGTTTTGTTTCCTATCATAAACAGGCAGACAAAGGAATCCCGAACCAGGGTTGGAAAGATTCCTCAAACTCCATGGTCCATAAAGACGGCGCTTTTGCCGCGTCACCGATCAGCCTCGTTGAAGTTCAGGGCTATGTGTATGCGGCTAAAAAAGGACTGAGTGCCATTTATGAAACGATCGGCTGGCAGGATGAAAGCGACGTTCTGAAGAATGAAGCATTGAAGCTGCAGGAGGAGATTGACAACCATTTCTGGGTGGAAAAAGAACAGTATTACGCCCTGGCCCTCGATGAAAACGATGAGCAGGTTCAGTCGGTCACGTCCAACCCGGGCCATCTGCTACTGGCAGAAGTAAAAAGGGATGCCTCTGTTGTAAAGCGTTTGTTTGCACCGGACCTGAACAACGGATATGGCATCCGCACCATGAGCGATCAGGAAAAGGGATACAACCCCCTAAGCTACCACAACGGCAGTGTCTGGCCTCATGATAACGGCATGTGCCTCCTCGGCCTGAGCAAGAAGGGATATACAAATGAAGCGGCTGCATTAATGAAACAGCTTCTTGACGCGTCTCTTGAGTTTGAGGACCAGCGTCTGCCGGAGCTTTACTGCGGTCATGATCGTCAGAGTGAGGGACTTGTACCCTATCCAACTACTTGTTCCCCGCAGGCATGGGCAGCTGCAACCGCACTGCTGTACACCCAGGCCGTAACGGGTCTGAATCCCGACGGTGTCTCAAAAACCGTCACGGTCAACCCGGCCTTTTTAGAAGGTGTAGAGAAAGCAGAAGTAACAGGGGTGAAGCTTGGAGAAGGATATCTATCCCTGAAACTGATGAAAACAGACAACGGATATGACTACAGCGTGGTGGAGAATACATCGGGGTACGAGGTGGTGCCTGTCACCACCCGAACGGTGTCGAAACCATAG
- a CDS encoding sugar ABC transporter substrate-binding protein produces MKKMRTYLTVLTMSAFVLAACGGTDDTNDGGDDQQGSDEAGETEGGDDDILSEEEVTEPSEDGVLHVSFGLGESEWAVFRTEILPAFEEMTGIEVRAVQVESGDLVNKLTAEIDADNVTIDMFAQDVNHLTGLVSRDLVEDLSDYRDVVPDSVIDGMMEVSEFEDELLFLPYRPNVEITFFNEEKFDEYGIDLPRNWDDLLETAQALEEETGQGRVAIKGILEDDTVLHMFDFIRSAGGDPHQFNDEGSIEAMTFLQELWPHLSEQSTTANWDTMNQYLENDSIYLGKNWPFYIGEFHANGKDEIQAYAGWEGPEGMSHALGGEVIGIPRGSENVDEAIQFAEFLMSQEVQELLVSELAWPAVRSDAYGLVQGYQEPYFEAIRDALEHAEPRGNVPYWENAEQIYIDAFQQIVVNGEDVESTLNNAAAEIEELREDAE; encoded by the coding sequence ATGAAGAAGATGAGAACGTATTTAACAGTGTTGACAATGTCGGCGTTCGTACTGGCAGCCTGCGGCGGTACAGATGACACGAATGACGGTGGCGATGACCAGCAGGGTTCAGATGAAGCAGGGGAAACAGAAGGCGGCGACGATGACATTCTGTCAGAAGAGGAAGTTACGGAGCCTTCTGAAGATGGGGTTCTTCACGTATCATTCGGTCTTGGTGAAAGCGAGTGGGCCGTGTTCCGTACGGAGATTCTGCCTGCCTTTGAAGAAATGACAGGCATTGAAGTCCGTGCCGTTCAAGTGGAAAGCGGCGATCTGGTAAACAAACTTACAGCTGAAATTGACGCGGATAATGTAACAATTGATATGTTTGCCCAGGACGTTAACCACCTCACAGGCCTTGTGTCACGTGACCTTGTGGAAGACCTTTCAGACTACCGCGATGTTGTGCCTGACAGTGTGATCGACGGCATGATGGAAGTATCTGAATTCGAAGACGAGCTTCTTTTCCTTCCATATCGTCCGAACGTGGAAATTACATTCTTCAACGAAGAGAAGTTTGACGAGTACGGCATCGATTTACCCCGGAACTGGGATGACCTTTTAGAAACCGCTCAGGCGCTTGAAGAAGAAACAGGTCAGGGACGTGTAGCGATCAAAGGGATCCTCGAAGACGACACGGTTCTTCACATGTTTGACTTCATCCGTTCTGCCGGCGGCGACCCTCACCAGTTTAACGATGAAGGAAGTATTGAGGCGATGACATTCCTTCAGGAGCTGTGGCCGCACCTTTCCGAGCAGAGCACAACAGCGAACTGGGATACAATGAACCAGTATCTTGAAAATGACAGCATTTACTTAGGCAAAAACTGGCCTTTCTATATCGGTGAGTTCCACGCCAACGGTAAAGATGAAATCCAGGCATATGCTGGCTGGGAAGGTCCGGAAGGCATGAGCCATGCGCTTGGGGGCGAAGTGATCGGGATTCCGCGGGGGTCTGAGAACGTAGACGAAGCGATTCAGTTTGCCGAGTTCCTTATGTCTCAGGAAGTGCAGGAGCTTCTTGTAAGTGAGCTTGCATGGCCGGCGGTCCGCTCTGACGCTTATGGTCTTGTTCAGGGTTACCAGGAGCCGTACTTTGAAGCGATCCGTGACGCTCTTGAGCATGCAGAACCACGCGGCAACGTACCTTACTGGGAAAATGCAGAGCAAATCTACATCGACGCCTTCCAGCAGATCGTTGTAAACGGTGAAGACGTAGAGTCAACCCTTAACAATGCAGCCGCTGAAATTGAAGAGCTGCGGGAAGATGCTGAATAA
- a CDS encoding carbohydrate ABC transporter permease, whose product MRDNKLLKYTSYALLLAFTFAMIFPVYILFKVSLSSPEEVMTDRPTFTIQQPTLQHWQNILLTDKTTDTGQAIYEVASGEYTLSNEEGEEATFGEGESLTVNGVTRNVRSLDVEGKQIQVSLEDLQVFREELTTSKTMFGAVTMNNLYMPLLKSLMVACLTTVVAIIIAAPASYVISRMPRMIAYAVVLALLVTRMFPDVGIALPIATRFISWGFIDSTFGLVLAHLIPNLPFLAWILVGTFMMIPKDLEESAMVDGGSRITALVRIVFPVAMPGIAVGAIFVWLNSWNEFIFARYLSTESGTLPLRIYEVITNGSIFPAAAYSMILTIPVIFITFLLQRYLKSGMLSGAVKG is encoded by the coding sequence GTGAGGGATAACAAACTGTTGAAGTATACATCTTATGCGCTTTTATTAGCCTTTACTTTTGCCATGATCTTCCCTGTCTATATTTTGTTTAAAGTGTCGTTGAGCAGTCCGGAAGAAGTGATGACGGACCGGCCGACGTTTACGATTCAGCAGCCTACCCTTCAGCACTGGCAGAACATCCTGCTGACGGATAAAACAACCGATACAGGTCAGGCGATTTATGAAGTTGCTTCCGGGGAGTACACCCTCAGTAACGAAGAGGGAGAAGAAGCCACGTTCGGTGAAGGGGAAAGCCTGACGGTGAACGGGGTCACGAGAAATGTCCGCTCACTTGATGTGGAAGGAAAGCAGATTCAGGTGAGCCTGGAGGATCTCCAGGTGTTCCGGGAAGAGCTGACCACCTCGAAGACGATGTTCGGGGCGGTTACGATGAACAACCTGTACATGCCCCTTCTGAAAAGTCTGATGGTAGCCTGTCTGACAACGGTGGTGGCAATCATTATCGCTGCACCGGCAAGTTATGTGATATCGAGAATGCCGAGAATGATTGCCTATGCGGTTGTGCTGGCATTACTCGTCACGCGTATGTTCCCGGATGTGGGAATTGCGCTTCCGATCGCAACACGGTTTATCTCGTGGGGATTCATTGATTCCACTTTCGGTCTTGTTTTGGCCCACCTGATTCCCAACCTGCCATTTCTCGCTTGGATATTGGTCGGAACCTTTATGATGATTCCAAAAGACCTTGAGGAATCGGCTATGGTTGATGGGGGAAGCCGGATTACAGCCTTGGTGAGAATTGTCTTCCCGGTCGCCATGCCGGGAATCGCAGTCGGCGCGATTTTCGTCTGGCTCAACTCGTGGAATGAATTTATCTTTGCACGCTACCTGTCCACAGAGTCAGGTACACTGCCGCTGAGAATCTATGAAGTGATCACAAACGGCAGTATTTTTCCAGCAGCAGCATACTCAATGATCCTTACCATTCCCGTTATTTTCATTACGTTCCTACTGCAGCGCTACCTGAAATCAGGCATGCTCTCGGGGGCCGTAAAAGGATAA
- a CDS encoding carbohydrate ABC transporter permease has protein sequence MRLKRFMKKYKLEIAMFMPIVLYIAYFTIVPIINTVSLSFQNPRGSGLTLGNYTAIFNNINFNAALFNTLFITLIGIVLQLSIAIVVALILKQKFKGRGFFRTMMLIPMGVPTLVSGVTLLFIFGQTGYFNEMLLRLGLIENQNFWLGGGIDTLFVIIFADMWKVLPLTILLLLAGLEAISDDVYEASSLDGANRWETFWNITLPLLKPSITMAIILRAIDAFRIFELPLVMAGRNAPVLSTFSFEEFRRNNFEMAGAAASILLVIILIFITLYILLVEMKKFKGGKAQ, from the coding sequence ATGAGATTGAAGAGGTTCATGAAGAAGTACAAGCTTGAAATCGCCATGTTTATGCCGATCGTGTTATACATAGCTTACTTTACAATCGTACCGATCATAAACACGGTTTCCTTAAGTTTTCAGAATCCCCGCGGGAGCGGGCTCACCCTTGGGAACTATACGGCGATTTTCAATAACATCAACTTTAATGCCGCGTTATTTAACACACTGTTTATTACATTGATCGGGATTGTCCTGCAATTATCCATCGCCATTGTGGTGGCGCTGATTTTAAAACAGAAGTTTAAAGGCCGGGGATTCTTCCGGACGATGATGCTGATTCCCATGGGGGTGCCGACGCTCGTTTCGGGGGTAACGCTGCTCTTCATTTTTGGCCAGACCGGCTACTTCAATGAAATGCTGTTGCGCCTGGGCCTTATTGAAAATCAGAACTTCTGGCTTGGAGGCGGGATTGACACACTCTTTGTGATTATATTTGCCGACATGTGGAAGGTGCTTCCTCTTACGATTCTCTTATTGCTGGCAGGTCTTGAAGCGATTTCCGATGACGTGTATGAAGCGTCATCTCTTGACGGGGCCAACCGGTGGGAAACGTTCTGGAACATTACACTGCCATTATTAAAGCCGTCGATCACGATGGCGATTATTCTCCGGGCCATCGATGCCTTCCGGATTTTCGAGCTTCCTTTGGTTATGGCGGGTCGGAACGCACCTGTACTGTCCACGTTCTCGTTTGAGGAGTTCAGAAGAAATAACTTTGAAATGGCAGGGGCGGCAGCGTCGATTCTCCTCGTCATTATTCTGATTTTTATTACACTTTATATTCTCCTTGTGGAAATGAAGAAGTTTAAGGGAGGGAAGGCACAGTGA
- a CDS encoding LacI family DNA-binding transcriptional regulator: MEKVTMKDVSRQAGVSMSTVSRVLNSPESVNREKREKVLNVIKELKYHPNALARGLVYKRTNSLGVLIPDVSNAYVAEVIRGMEDTALHFGYNLILCNTDLDQEKMVKYLQVLKEKQVDGIVFTSEPVTSELNELFEQLGLPVVLASTQSLEYNLPSVKVDDEKAAYDAATYLIGKGHRKIGMISGPTFDIISGATRYYGFQRAMKEKLQINAENMVEFGSYRFEDGYNAMKKLLKRKPDMTAVFSASDEMAVGAITYLHEEGISVPGDISIMGYDNTKFASMYIPKLTTVAQPMYEIGKTAVEKMMEQLEGKEETTLRSYLAHQIIERDSVRER; the protein is encoded by the coding sequence ATGGAAAAAGTAACGATGAAAGATGTTTCCCGCCAGGCCGGGGTGTCAATGAGCACGGTGTCCAGGGTTTTAAATTCTCCTGAAAGCGTTAACAGGGAAAAGCGGGAAAAAGTCTTAAATGTCATAAAAGAACTTAAGTATCACCCAAATGCGTTGGCTCGGGGGTTGGTGTATAAACGGACAAACTCTCTTGGGGTTCTCATTCCGGATGTTTCCAATGCCTACGTGGCCGAGGTGATCCGCGGAATGGAGGACACGGCGCTGCACTTCGGCTACAACCTGATCCTGTGTAATACTGACCTGGATCAGGAGAAGATGGTTAAGTACCTGCAGGTGTTAAAAGAAAAGCAGGTGGATGGAATTGTTTTCACCAGTGAGCCTGTGACGTCGGAACTGAACGAACTGTTTGAGCAGCTGGGGCTGCCTGTGGTACTTGCTTCGACTCAGAGTCTTGAATACAACCTGCCGTCTGTGAAGGTGGACGATGAGAAAGCGGCGTATGATGCAGCTACCTATCTCATAGGTAAAGGGCACCGAAAGATCGGGATGATCAGCGGACCGACCTTTGATATCATTTCAGGCGCCACCCGCTACTATGGATTCCAGCGTGCGATGAAAGAAAAACTTCAGATTAACGCAGAAAACATGGTGGAGTTTGGAAGCTACCGTTTTGAAGATGGCTACAACGCCATGAAAAAACTGCTGAAGAGAAAGCCGGATATGACGGCAGTTTTCTCTGCAAGTGATGAAATGGCTGTCGGAGCTATTACATATCTACATGAAGAGGGTATCAGTGTTCCGGGTGACATTTCGATAATGGGCTATGACAATACGAAGTTTGCGAGTATGTACATTCCGAAGCTTACTACGGTTGCCCAGCCAATGTACGAAATTGGAAAAACGGCAGTAGAAAAGATGATGGAACAGCTTGAGGGGAAGGAAGAGACAACACTGCGCTCCTATCTTGCCCATCAGATTATAGAGAGAGACTCAGTAAGAGAGCGGTAA
- a CDS encoding transposase yields MFYHVVSRGNRREPLFIDDYDFLEMLRILGEVSLKVPYQLGSYCLMNNHFHLLIRSKEQSVSKVMSLVNKKYANYFNTKYKYEGHVFEKRFFSEPVMGRRGILDVSCYIHLNPLNAKMVTSVREYPWSSYPLYLSNTLASPTYFDKTFLLHYFPGTMEEKREQLIEYTEKAKAMR; encoded by the coding sequence ATGTTCTATCATGTGGTGAGCAGAGGGAACAGAAGAGAACCGTTATTTATTGATGATTATGATTTTCTCGAGATGCTCCGGATTCTGGGTGAGGTTTCTCTGAAGGTTCCTTATCAGTTAGGATCCTATTGCTTGATGAACAACCATTTTCATCTGCTTATTCGCTCAAAAGAACAGTCTGTTTCAAAGGTCATGTCGTTGGTCAATAAAAAATATGCGAACTATTTTAATACAAAGTATAAGTACGAAGGGCACGTTTTTGAAAAGCGATTCTTCTCAGAGCCTGTGATGGGTAGAAGAGGAATTCTGGACGTCTCCTGTTACATTCATCTAAACCCCCTGAATGCGAAAATGGTGACCTCCGTCAGAGAATATCCCTGGAGCAGTTACCCGCTGTACTTAAGCAATACCCTTGCATCCCCCACCTATTTTGATAAAACCTTCCTGTTACATTACTTTCCCGGCACGATGGAAGAAAAGAGAGAACAGCTAATTGAATACACAGAGAAAGCCAAAGCTATGCGCTAA
- a CDS encoding SDR family oxidoreductase: MDLQLAKKSVVVLASSKGLGKASALAFAREGANVTLASRNSGSLKQAADEIYKETGVKPSFKECDVTNPEDIKALFAQAASEYGTVDVLVNNAGGPKAGGFDSQNDEDWQTAFELNLLSFVRAVREALPYMKKNGGGRIVNIASSSIKEPVEGLLLSNTFRMGIVGLSKTLAKEYGAHNILVNTVGPGRIATDRVAELDQIRADRLGMSYDEAKKQHEKTIPVGRYGEPGEFAKAIVFLGSFANTYVTGQSIVVDGGSTKAY; the protein is encoded by the coding sequence ATGGATTTGCAATTGGCTAAAAAATCAGTCGTCGTCCTTGCTTCAAGCAAAGGTTTAGGGAAAGCATCGGCTCTTGCCTTTGCCCGCGAAGGAGCTAACGTCACGCTTGCCAGCAGGAACTCAGGAAGCCTCAAGCAGGCGGCAGATGAAATATACAAAGAAACCGGCGTGAAGCCGTCGTTTAAAGAATGCGATGTCACAAACCCGGAAGACATTAAGGCCCTTTTCGCCCAGGCCGCTTCTGAGTACGGCACAGTGGATGTATTGGTCAACAATGCCGGCGGACCGAAAGCCGGGGGCTTCGACAGCCAGAATGACGAGGACTGGCAGACCGCCTTTGAACTGAATCTCTTGAGCTTTGTCCGTGCCGTCCGGGAAGCCCTGCCATATATGAAGAAAAACGGAGGAGGAAGAATCGTCAACATCGCTTCCTCTTCCATCAAGGAGCCGGTAGAAGGTCTGCTTCTGTCCAACACGTTCCGTATGGGCATCGTCGGCCTTTCCAAGACACTGGCTAAAGAATATGGCGCGCATAACATTCTCGTAAACACAGTCGGTCCGGGAAGAATCGCCACAGACAGAGTGGCCGAACTCGACCAGATCCGGGCAGACAGACTAGGCATGAGCTACGATGAAGCCAAAAAGCAGCACGAAAAGACGATTCCCGTCGGGCGCTACGGCGAGCCCGGTGAATTCGCCAAAGCCATCGTCTTCCTCGGTTCCTTCGCCAACACCTACGTCACCGGCCAGTCCATCGTCGTCGACGGCGGCTCCACAAAAGCATACTGA